One part of the Oncorhynchus clarkii lewisi isolate Uvic-CL-2024 chromosome 7, UVic_Ocla_1.0, whole genome shotgun sequence genome encodes these proteins:
- the LOC139413164 gene encoding zinc finger protein ZFP2-like produces the protein MRLLSYSPSAKEEVCWTEEDVIVKKEEEEETVSIQKQVEGEAVTVKEEVNDVTVKEEKEDDAVFGVKEGEGEMTVTSKKEKEEEEGTGYLRLVSQMHLKASNGSNDERALINTRERCDYRGSSGDPQQYHDADEAEKSLSTSELLKKHQQRPTGKKSHCCSDCGKRCKSSSELKIHQRVHTGEKPYSCDQCGKSFTQSSSLKSHHRTHTGEKPFVCYQCGRSFTQLGNLIGHQRGHTGEKPYSCDQCGKSFTTSSYLTIHQRTHTGEKPYGCDQCGKSFTQLSSLIVHRRGHTGEKPYSCDQCVNSFTSSSYLTIHQRTHTGEKPYCCDKCGKSFTQQNGLISHQRTHTGEKYSCDHCGKSFTTSSYLTIHQRIHTGDKSYGCDHCGKSFIRLQSLKSHERIHTGEKPYSCNQCGKSFTQQNGLISHQRTHTGEKPYSCDQCGKRYSDKRSLIKHQKIHEIVS, from the exons ATGAGGTTactaagctactctccttctgctaaagaagaggtctgctggacggaggaAGACGTTATCgtgaaaaaggaggaggaagaggagactgtttcaatacaaaaacaagtagagggtgaggctgtaACCGTGAAGGAAGAAGTGAACGACGTTACAgtgaaggaagagaaagaggatgatgctgtttttggagtgaaagagggggagggggagatgactgtcacatcgaaaaaggagaaggaagaagaggagggaactGGATATCTGCGCCTGGTTTCCCAAATGCATCTTAaggcatccaatggttctaacgatgaacgggccctgattaacacta gagagagatgtgactatcgtggatcctctggggatcCTCAACAATATCATGATgctgatgaggcagagaagagtctctccacatCAGAACTCCTCAAGAAACATcagcagagacccacagggaagaaatctcattgctgctctgactgtgggaaacgttgcaaatcttcatcagaacttaaaatacaccagcgagtacatacaggagagaaaccttatagctgtgatcaatgtgggaagagttttactcagtcaagcTCCCTGAAATCACACCATAGAACACACACTGGTGAGAAACCTTTTGTCTGTtatcaatgtgggaggagttttactCAGCTAGGCAACCTGATAGGACACCAGCGgggccatacaggagagaaaccttatagctgtgatcaatgtgggaagagttttactacatctagctatctaactatacaccagagaacacacaccggagagaaaccttatggctgtgatcaatgtgggaagagttttactcagctgAGCAGCCTGATCGTACACCGGCGaggacacacaggagagaaaccttatagctgtgatcaatgtgtgAACAGTTTTACCTCATCTAGCTATCtaactatacaccagagaacacacactggagaaaaaCCTTATTGCTGTGAtaaatgtgggaagagttttactcagcaaAACGGcttgatatcacaccagagaacacacacaggagagaaatataGCTGTGatcactgtgggaagagttttactacatctagctatctaactatacaccagagaatacacacaggagataaaTCTTATGGCTGTGatcactgtgggaagagttttattcGGCTACAATCCCTGAAAtcacacgagagaatacacactggagagaaaccttatagctgtaatcaatgtgggaagagttttactcagcaaAACGGcttgatatcacaccagagaacacacacaggagagaaaccttatagctgtgatcaatgtgggaagagatactctgataaaagatctctgattaaacatcagaaaatacatgaaattgtttcatga